A single Cottoperca gobio chromosome 5, fCotGob3.1, whole genome shotgun sequence DNA region contains:
- the rem1 gene encoding GTP-binding protein REM 1 isoform X2, whose product MTLNTQREKEPLRRRDSTPIPPTHFYQHPSWTRDLQDPRLPSSTQRSHPSLGQSASYHPGDNSLHYRAQWSSDSDDDSQSDSDCVYRVVLLGDHSVGKTSLAGIFAGITEKDEQPGEDTYERTLTVDGEETTLIVMDTWENDKLGADDFSQDICLKVGSAYVIVYSVTDRSSFDAAAELRITLRRIRQAENIPIILVGNKSDLVRSREVAVEEGRACAVVFDCKFIETSASLQHNVTELFEGVIRQIRLRRDGGEALQRRTSIYKRKESVTQKARRFLDRLVARNNQRMAVKVRSKSCHDLAVL is encoded by the exons ATGACCCTGAAcactcagagagagaaggagcccCTGCGGCGGCGAGACAGCACACCGATTCCTCCCACCCACTTCTACCAGCACCCGTCCTGGACTCGGGACCTCCAGGACCCTCGGCTCCCCAGCAGCACCCAGCGCAGCCACCCTTCCCTGGGACAGTCAGCGTCCTACCACCCTGGAGATAACTCCCTTCACTACCGCGCCCAGTGGAGCTCGGACTCGGACGACGACTCGCAGAGCGACTCGGACTGTGTTTACAGAGTGGTGTTGCTGGGCGACCACAGCGTCGGAAAGACCAGCCTCGCAGGAATCTTTGCTGGGATCACAGAGAAAGATGAACAACCTGGAG AGGACACGTACGAGCGCACACTGACAGTGGATGGAGAGGAAACCACACTCATCGTCATGGATACCTGGGAGAACGACAAACTG GGCGCGGACGACTTCTCTCAGGACATCTGTCTGAAGGTCGGGAGTGCTTACGTCATCGTTTACTCCGTCACCGACCGCTCCAGCTTCGACGCTGCCGCTGAGCTCCGTATCACGCTGCGACGCATCCGCCAGGCCGAAAACATTCCCATCATCCTCGTGGGCAACAAGAGCGACCTGGTCCGCTCCAGAGAAGTCGCTGTGGAAG AGGGCCGAGCGTGTGCCGTGGTATTTGACTGCAAGTTCATCGAGACATCGGCGTCTCTGCAGCACAACGTGACCGAGCTGTTCGAGGGCGTGATCCGACAGATCCGCCTCCGTCGGGACGGCGGTGAGGCCCTCCAGCGCCGAACCTCCATCTACAAGCGCAAAGAGAGCGTCACCCAGAAGGCTCGCCGCTTCCTGGATCGACTGGTGGCTCGCAACAACCAGCGCATGGCGGTCAAAGTGCGCTCCAAGAGCTGCCACGACCTGGCTGTTCTCTGA
- the rem1 gene encoding GTP-binding protein REM 1 isoform X1 — protein sequence MTLNTQREKEPLRRRDSTPIPPTHFYQHPSWTRDLQDPRLPSSTQRSHPSLGQSASYHPGDNSLHYRAQWSSDSDDDSQSDSDCVYRVVLLGDHSVGKTSLAGIFAGITEKDEQPGEDTYERTLTVDGEETTLIVMDTWENDKLEGADDFSQDICLKVGSAYVIVYSVTDRSSFDAAAELRITLRRIRQAENIPIILVGNKSDLVRSREVAVEEGRACAVVFDCKFIETSASLQHNVTELFEGVIRQIRLRRDGGEALQRRTSIYKRKESVTQKARRFLDRLVARNNQRMAVKVRSKSCHDLAVL from the exons ATGACCCTGAAcactcagagagagaaggagcccCTGCGGCGGCGAGACAGCACACCGATTCCTCCCACCCACTTCTACCAGCACCCGTCCTGGACTCGGGACCTCCAGGACCCTCGGCTCCCCAGCAGCACCCAGCGCAGCCACCCTTCCCTGGGACAGTCAGCGTCCTACCACCCTGGAGATAACTCCCTTCACTACCGCGCCCAGTGGAGCTCGGACTCGGACGACGACTCGCAGAGCGACTCGGACTGTGTTTACAGAGTGGTGTTGCTGGGCGACCACAGCGTCGGAAAGACCAGCCTCGCAGGAATCTTTGCTGGGATCACAGAGAAAGATGAACAACCTGGAG AGGACACGTACGAGCGCACACTGACAGTGGATGGAGAGGAAACCACACTCATCGTCATGGATACCTGGGAGAACGACAAACTG GAGGGCGCGGACGACTTCTCTCAGGACATCTGTCTGAAGGTCGGGAGTGCTTACGTCATCGTTTACTCCGTCACCGACCGCTCCAGCTTCGACGCTGCCGCTGAGCTCCGTATCACGCTGCGACGCATCCGCCAGGCCGAAAACATTCCCATCATCCTCGTGGGCAACAAGAGCGACCTGGTCCGCTCCAGAGAAGTCGCTGTGGAAG AGGGCCGAGCGTGTGCCGTGGTATTTGACTGCAAGTTCATCGAGACATCGGCGTCTCTGCAGCACAACGTGACCGAGCTGTTCGAGGGCGTGATCCGACAGATCCGCCTCCGTCGGGACGGCGGTGAGGCCCTCCAGCGCCGAACCTCCATCTACAAGCGCAAAGAGAGCGTCACCCAGAAGGCTCGCCGCTTCCTGGATCGACTGGTGGCTCGCAACAACCAGCGCATGGCGGTCAAAGTGCGCTCCAAGAGCTGCCACGACCTGGCTGTTCTCTGA